GATGAAAAATACGCCGAAAAAACAATGAAAGACTACAGCAGCCAGGAAATAACCACCGCCAAAGCGGCTGAACTTATATCGGCAGTAAACGATGCATTTAAAACCGACGAAATAGAATTTTTTGCCGGCATAAGCTACAGGCACTGTATGATATGGCATAACGGCCCATGCGGCCTTGGGCTCACGCCTCCCCATGATATTTCCGATAGGAAACTAACCGATTACGTTCCTAAAAACGGCAGGCTGTTTGA
Above is a window of Anaerotignum faecicola DNA encoding:
- a CDS encoding phosphoglycerate mutase produces the protein GSDVANLAAMGFDATECYTGRSPLEAVSIGIDMAKTDITFRCNLVTLSDDEKYAEKTMKDYSSQEITTAKAAELISAVNDAFKTDEIEFFAGISYRHCMIWHNGPCGLGLTPPHDISDRKLTDYVPKNGRLF